Proteins encoded together in one Manis pentadactyla isolate mManPen7 chromosome 6, mManPen7.hap1, whole genome shotgun sequence window:
- the CRYBA2 gene encoding beta-crystallin A2 → MSSAPASDPVPACLTLWDEEDFQGRRCQLLSDCTNISERGGLRRVRSVKVENGAWVAFEYPDFQGQQFILEKGDYPRWSAWSGSGSHHSNQLLSFRPVLCGNHSDSHMTLFEGDNFQGCKFELRDDYPSLPSMGWASKNVGSLKVSSGAWVAYQYPGYRGYQYVLERDRHSGEFRTYSEFGTQAHTGLLQSIRRVQQ, encoded by the exons ATGAGCAGCGCCCCCGCGTCGGACCCGGTGCCCGCTTGTCTCACGCTCTGGGACGAAGAGGACTTTCAGGGCCGCCGCTGCCAGCTGCTGAGTGACTGCACGAACATCAGCGAGCGCGGGGGCCTGCGCAGAGTGCGCTCGGTCAAGGTGGAAAACGGCGC TTGGGTGGCCTTCGAGTACCCCGATTTCCAGGGACAGCAATTCATTCTGGAAAAGGGTGACTATCCTCGCTGGAGTGCCTGGAGCGGCAGTGGCAGCCACCACAGCAACCAGCTGCTCTCTTTCCGGCCAGTGCTCTGTGGG AACCACAGTGACAGCCACATGACACTGTTTGAAGGGGACAACTTCCAGGGCTGCAAGTTTGAACTCAGGGATGACTATCCATCCTTGCCCTCCATGGGCTGGGCCAGCAAGAATGTGGGTTCCCTCAAAGTCAGCTCTGGAGC GTGGGTGGCCTACCAGTACCCAGGCTACCGAGGCTACCAGTATGTATTGGAGAGGGACCGGCACAGTGGGGAGTTCCGTACCTACAGTGAATTTGGCACACAGGCCCACACTGGGCTGCTACAGTCCATTCGGAGAGTCCAGCAGTAA
- the FEV gene encoding LOW QUALITY PROTEIN: protein FEV (The sequence of the model RefSeq protein was modified relative to this genomic sequence to represent the inferred CDS: substituted 1 base at 1 genomic stop codon) produces MGAGIGGQKGGRVLWPPGSEDPLRLRHTRSAPSCQAQPDPAPSSPCHPRSPRAGIGAPERKAXRVPPLSLPPPPPPAQSLAAMRQSGASQPLLINMYLPDPVGDGLFKEGKSPGWGPLSPAVQKGSGQIQLWQFLLELLADRANAGCIAWEGGHGEFKLTDPDEVARRWGERKSKPNMNYDKLSRALRYYYDKNIMSKVHGKRYAYRFDFQGLAQACQPPPAHAHAAAAAAAAAAAAAQDGALYKLPAGLAPLPFPGLSKLNLMAASAGVAPAGFSYWPGPGPAATAAATAALYPSPGLQPPPGPFGTVAAASHLGGHYH; encoded by the exons ATGGGGGCGGGAATAGGCGGGCAGAAAGGGGGGCGGGTGCTGTGGCCCCCGGGATCCGAG GACCCCCTCCGTCTCCGCCACACCCGGTCAGCCCCCTCCTGCCAGGCCCAGCCAGACCCCGCGCCGTCTTCTCCCTGTCACCCACGGTCGCCTCGGGCGGGGATCGGTGCCCCGGAGCGCAAAGCCTGACGCGTCCCCCCTCTCTCActgccccccccgcccccccccgcCCAGTCCCTGGCGGCGATGAGACAGAGCGGCGCCTCCCAGCCCCTGCTGATCAACATGTACCTGCCAG ATCCCGTCGGAGACGGTCTCTTCAAGGAAGGAAAGAGCCCGGGATGGGGGCCGCTGAGCCCCGCGGTACAGAAAG GCAGCGGGCAGATCCAGCTGTGGCAGTTTCTACTGGAACTGCTCGCTGACCGCGCGAACGCCGGCTGCATCGCGTGGGAGGGTGGCCACGGCGAGTTCAAGCTCACCGACCCAGACGAGGTGGCGCGGCGCTGGGGCGAGCGCAAGAGCAAGCCCAACATGAACTATGACAAGCTGAGCCGCGCGCTGCGCTACTACTACGACAAGAACATCATGAGCAAGGTGCACGGCAAACGGTACGCGTACCGCTTCGACTTCCAGGGCCTGGCCCAGGCCTGCCAGCCGCCGCCCGCTCACGCccacgccgccgccgccgccgccgccgcagcagCAGCTGCCGCCCAAGACGGTGCGCTCTACAAGCTGCCGGCCGGCCTCGCCCCGCTGCCCTTCCCCGGCCTCTCCAAACTCAACCTCATGGCCGCCTCGGCCGGCGTCGCGCCTGCCGGCTTCTCCTACTGGCCGGGTCCGGGccccgccgccaccgccgccgccaccgctgcGCTCTATCCCAGCCCCGGCTTGCAGCCCCCGCCCGGTCCGTTCGGCACCGTAGCCGCCGCCTCGCACTTGGGGGGCCATTATCACTAG